One stretch of Candidatus Saccharibacteria bacterium oral taxon 488 DNA includes these proteins:
- a CDS encoding F0F1 ATP synthase subunit alpha encodes MSKIDVTELAKSLREKIAQLEATEGLEDTGVVIRVGDGVAWVHGLSKAGYSEVLEIETDGGVVEAFALNLMEDEIGAVILGGEEKVKAGASVRRKGAVLDVPVGEELLGRVVDPLGRPLDGGPVIKTKQRGLIERPAIGVMGRKSVHEPLMTGIMSIDAMFPIGRGQRELIIGDRQTGKTAIAIDTMINQARQKTGVVNVYVAIGQKLSKIARLVDRLKEEGVMEQTIVVATSPSDAASLLYLAPYAGTAMGEYFRDNGGHALMIYDDLTKHAVAYRQMSLLLRRPPGREAYPGDVFYLHSRLLERSAKLSDELGAGSLTALPIIETQAGDISAYIPTNVISITDGQIFLETDLFYQGIRPAISAGLSVSRVGGAAQTKAVKSVGGNLKLGLSQFRELASFAQFGSDLDDATKAQIDRGQRLTELLKQPQYQPMSVWEQFVSIHAVTSGAFDNVPVVKIKEAQAGLLTQLWSNAKDTMRELNKGAKPTDEQLQVIDEATQVAAKGFEE; translated from the coding sequence ATGAGCAAGATTGATGTGACAGAACTAGCCAAAAGCCTGCGGGAAAAAATCGCGCAGCTGGAGGCGACGGAAGGACTAGAGGATACTGGTGTGGTTATCCGCGTCGGCGACGGCGTGGCGTGGGTGCACGGCCTCAGTAAAGCTGGCTACAGCGAAGTGCTAGAAATTGAAACTGATGGCGGCGTGGTAGAAGCCTTTGCGCTGAACTTGATGGAAGATGAAATTGGTGCGGTGATCCTTGGCGGTGAAGAGAAAGTCAAGGCTGGCGCCAGCGTTCGCCGTAAGGGTGCGGTGCTGGATGTGCCAGTTGGCGAGGAGCTGCTCGGCCGGGTGGTTGACCCGTTAGGTCGGCCGCTGGATGGCGGACCAGTCATCAAGACCAAGCAGCGTGGGCTGATTGAACGCCCAGCCATTGGCGTGATGGGCCGTAAGTCGGTGCACGAGCCGCTGATGACCGGCATCATGTCAATTGATGCCATGTTCCCAATCGGCCGCGGGCAGCGCGAGCTGATCATTGGTGACCGCCAGACGGGTAAGACCGCCATTGCCATCGACACCATGATCAACCAGGCGCGGCAAAAGACTGGCGTGGTGAACGTCTACGTGGCGATTGGACAGAAATTATCAAAGATTGCCCGGCTGGTTGACCGCCTAAAAGAAGAAGGTGTGATGGAACAGACCATCGTGGTGGCGACCAGTCCGTCAGACGCGGCTTCCCTGCTGTACCTCGCGCCATATGCTGGTACCGCCATGGGTGAATATTTCCGCGACAACGGCGGCCACGCACTGATGATTTATGATGATTTGACCAAGCACGCCGTGGCCTACCGCCAGATGTCATTGCTGCTGCGCCGTCCACCGGGACGCGAGGCGTATCCTGGTGACGTCTTCTATCTTCACTCTCGCCTGCTGGAACGTTCAGCCAAGTTGTCAGACGAATTGGGCGCTGGTTCACTGACTGCCCTGCCGATCATCGAGACGCAGGCTGGCGATATCTCGGCCTACATTCCAACCAACGTGATTTCCATCACCGACGGTCAGATTTTCCTGGAGACTGACCTGTTCTACCAAGGTATTCGCCCAGCTATCTCCGCTGGTCTATCGGTCTCCCGTGTCGGTGGTGCCGCTCAGACTAAGGCGGTTAAGTCAGTCGGCGGTAACTTGAAGCTCGGTCTTTCGCAGTTCCGTGAATTGGCTAGTTTCGCGCAATTTGGCTCGGATCTAGATGATGCGACCAAGGCGCAAATTGACCGCGGTCAACGTTTGACTGAACTGCTCAAGCAGCCGCAGTACCAGCCGATGAGCGTGTGGGAGCAATTTGTCAGCATTCACGCAGTAACCAGCGGTGCGTTTGACAATGTGCCAGTTGTCAAGATTAAGGAGGCGCAAGCTGGCCTGTTGACGCAACTTTGGAGCAACGCCAAAGACACCATGCGCGAACTAAACAAGGGCGCCAAACCGACTGATGAGCAGCTCCAGGTTATCGACGAGGCAACCCAAGTGGCGGCGAAAGGATTTGAGGAGTAA
- the atpG gene encoding ATP synthase F1 subunit gamma yields MPSTRALKNRIRSVDSTKQITKAMQLVAASKMRRSQEADKASAPYTMAAEELLAYLASQGATDNHPLFKRRKITKRLIIVIASDKGLAGAYNTNVLKKYLELLKRDDERGIENLTLTIGRRASQFASRLKDTKIIGTYEDLPDQPSGLTFHTILNTAISMFENGEVDAVTLVYTRFVNSMVQTAELSRLLPAGTKALIDPSEVSNTVSDAKYEPSIPEVLDAVVYRLTGARLFQALLDARASEHSMRMMAMKNATDNASDLVDDLTLAMNKARQGAITQELAEISGGVEAMGQ; encoded by the coding sequence ATGCCGAGTACTCGTGCGCTGAAAAATCGCATTCGCTCGGTGGATTCGACCAAGCAAATCACCAAGGCAATGCAATTGGTGGCCGCCAGTAAAATGCGCCGTTCGCAAGAGGCGGACAAGGCTTCAGCTCCCTACACCATGGCGGCTGAGGAACTCCTGGCGTACCTAGCTAGCCAGGGTGCGACTGATAATCACCCGCTGTTCAAGCGCCGCAAAATTACTAAGCGCTTGATCATCGTCATTGCCAGCGACAAAGGTCTGGCCGGCGCATATAACACCAATGTCTTAAAGAAATATCTGGAGCTGCTGAAGCGTGATGACGAACGCGGCATTGAGAACTTGACCTTGACCATTGGCCGTCGGGCTTCACAGTTTGCCTCGCGTTTGAAGGATACGAAGATTATCGGTACGTACGAAGATTTGCCAGATCAGCCGTCAGGATTGACCTTTCATACGATTTTGAACACTGCTATTAGCATGTTTGAGAATGGCGAGGTTGACGCGGTGACATTGGTGTATACGCGATTTGTTAATAGCATGGTGCAGACGGCGGAGCTGTCGCGCTTGCTGCCGGCGGGTACCAAAGCGTTAATTGACCCGAGTGAAGTTTCGAACACGGTTTCTGATGCCAAGTACGAGCCGAGCATTCCAGAAGTGCTGGACGCGGTGGTTTATCGTCTGACGGGCGCGCGGCTGTTTCAAGCGCTGCTGGACGCTCGTGCCAGTGAGCATTCCATGCGGATGATGGCTATGAAGAATGCGACGGATAATGCTTCTGACCTGGTGGATGATCTGACACTGGCGATGAATAAAGCCCGCCAGGGTGCGATCACCCAAGAGCTGGCAGAAATTTCTGGCGGTGTGGAGGCGATGGGACAATGA
- the atpD gene encoding F0F1 ATP synthase subunit beta: MSKTLGKIIQIVGVVVDVEFPRDVKLPAIYDALHVKNGKETLVLEVAQHLDEHTVRTIALSSTDGLARGAEVVATGAPISVPVGAETQGRMFNVVGEAIDEKPQPKGKTAPIHRPAPDLSEQSNKTEILETGIKVVDLIAPLAKGGKAGLFAGAGVGKTVLITELINNIAKFHSGNSVFAGVGERTREGNDLYYEMEEAGVLDKTSLVFGQMNEPPGARLRVALSGLAMAEAFRDEGKDVLLFIDNIYRYTQAGAEVSALLGRLPSAVGYQPNLQQEMGALQERITSTKKGSITSVQAVYVPADDLTDPAPATTFAHLDATIVMNRALTEIGIYPAVDVLDSSSNSLDPEIVGEEHYRVAREVQRVLQQYKELQDIIAILGMEELSDDQKQIVARARRIQRFLAQPFHVAEKFTGNPGVYVKLEDTIRDAADILAGKYDDKPESWFYMVQGTLSDQVARDAESAKQPEAKKD, encoded by the coding sequence ATGAGTAAAACACTAGGAAAAATTATTCAAATCGTTGGCGTGGTGGTCGATGTGGAGTTTCCACGTGACGTTAAATTGCCGGCAATTTATGATGCGTTGCATGTCAAGAATGGCAAAGAGACGCTGGTTTTGGAAGTAGCGCAGCACCTCGACGAGCACACGGTGCGAACGATTGCGCTGTCGTCGACTGACGGCTTGGCTCGCGGCGCAGAAGTGGTGGCGACTGGCGCGCCGATTTCCGTGCCAGTGGGTGCCGAGACCCAAGGGCGCATGTTTAACGTGGTCGGTGAAGCGATTGACGAAAAGCCGCAGCCAAAGGGTAAAACCGCACCGATTCACCGCCCTGCTCCGGACCTGAGCGAGCAGTCAAACAAGACGGAGATTTTGGAAACTGGAATTAAGGTTGTCGACCTGATCGCCCCGCTGGCCAAAGGTGGTAAAGCTGGTCTGTTCGCCGGTGCTGGTGTCGGTAAAACCGTTCTGATCACCGAGCTAATCAACAATATCGCTAAGTTCCACTCTGGTAACTCGGTCTTTGCCGGCGTTGGTGAGCGTACTCGTGAAGGAAATGACTTGTACTACGAAATGGAAGAAGCCGGCGTGCTGGACAAGACCTCGCTGGTGTTTGGTCAGATGAATGAGCCGCCTGGAGCACGTTTGCGCGTGGCACTGTCGGGTCTGGCGATGGCTGAAGCCTTCCGTGACGAGGGCAAAGACGTGCTGCTGTTTATCGACAATATTTATCGCTACACCCAGGCTGGTGCCGAGGTGTCGGCGTTGCTTGGTCGTTTGCCAAGCGCTGTGGGTTATCAGCCAAACTTGCAGCAAGAAATGGGTGCTCTCCAGGAGCGCATTACTTCGACGAAAAAGGGTTCGATTACCTCTGTTCAGGCGGTGTACGTGCCAGCCGATGACTTGACTGACCCAGCGCCAGCGACGACCTTCGCTCACCTGGACGCGACCATCGTGATGAACCGTGCTTTGACGGAAATTGGTATCTACCCGGCTGTCGATGTGCTGGATTCCAGCTCTAATTCACTTGATCCAGAAATCGTTGGCGAGGAGCATTACCGCGTGGCGCGCGAGGTGCAGCGAGTGCTGCAGCAGTACAAAGAATTGCAGGACATCATCGCCATCCTCGGTATGGAAGAATTGTCAGACGACCAGAAGCAAATCGTCGCTCGGGCTCGTCGCATCCAGCGTTTCCTGGCGCAGCCATTCCATGTGGCTGAGAAATTTACTGGTAATCCAGGCGTGTACGTCAAGTTAGAGGACACTATTCGCGACGCCGCTGACATCTTGGCCGGTAAATACGACGACAAGCCAGAAAGCTGGTTCTACATGGTGCAAGGAACTTTGAGCGATCAAGTCGCCCGTGACGCTGAAAGCGCAAAGCAACCAGAAGCAAAGAAGGACTAG
- the atpC gene encoding ATP synthase F1 subunit epsilon has protein sequence MDLKLVTLGGVKLDEMVYSVTIPTIDGEISVLPSHEPLVTVARDGVITVRRHQEDPDNQLEYFAISGGVVKIDYSSVQILVDEADHGDDIIEAETQAALERAIKARDEAGDQVEREKAKQLIDRHMVRLKVADLHRRKRRR, from the coding sequence ATGGATCTAAAGCTGGTAACGCTCGGTGGTGTCAAGCTGGATGAGATGGTCTACTCGGTAACTATTCCGACGATTGACGGTGAGATTTCGGTGCTGCCGAGCCACGAACCGCTGGTGACGGTGGCGAGGGACGGCGTGATCACCGTGCGCCGGCATCAAGAAGACCCCGACAATCAATTGGAATATTTCGCAATCTCTGGCGGCGTGGTGAAAATCGATTATTCATCGGTGCAAATCCTGGTGGACGAGGCCGACCATGGCGACGACATCATCGAGGCGGAGACTCAGGCGGCCCTGGAGCGCGCCATCAAAGCCCGCGACGAGGCCGGCGACCAAGTCGAGCGCGAGAAAGCCAAACAGCTCATCGACCGGCATATGGTGCGGTTGAAGGTGGCGGACTTGCATCGGCGCAAGCGACGACGGTAG
- a CDS encoding tRNA-dihydrouridine synthase family protein has protein sequence MTFWDNLPQPFFILAPMEAVTDVVFRHVVKKAGAPDVFFTEFANATGWVHAGDKAIAGRLIKTDDEHPLVAQIWGGEPGDMEQFAAHCAQLGFDGIGINMGCPAKSAIKSGGAALIRRPEVAVAAIQAAKTAGLPVSVKTRLGYSRVDEWHDWIATLLQQDLANLTIHLRTKKEMSKVPAHYELIDDIIALRNEIAPQTLLTINGDIRDRTHGLELTRQHPGVNGIMIGRGIFSDPFCFVRSKVSEASSDEKTVDCSRIADNPAERSRQISSGDLSEKCASNQNDAPFTNALEHKSELIALLHYHLDLFDHYQPTLGRPFETLKRFFKIYIRDFDGAKELREQLMHTTSTDEVRQLLDDQ, from the coding sequence ATGACCTTTTGGGACAATCTGCCGCAGCCATTTTTCATCTTGGCACCCATGGAGGCCGTCACCGACGTCGTCTTTCGCCATGTCGTGAAAAAGGCGGGCGCGCCCGACGTGTTTTTCACCGAATTCGCCAATGCCACCGGTTGGGTGCACGCTGGTGACAAGGCCATCGCCGGGCGACTCATCAAAACCGATGACGAACATCCACTGGTCGCCCAAATCTGGGGTGGCGAGCCGGGTGACATGGAACAATTTGCTGCCCACTGCGCTCAATTAGGCTTTGATGGCATTGGCATCAACATGGGCTGCCCCGCCAAATCAGCCATCAAATCGGGTGGAGCAGCGCTGATCCGCCGTCCAGAAGTCGCCGTAGCTGCCATCCAAGCCGCCAAAACCGCTGGGTTGCCAGTCAGCGTCAAAACCCGCTTGGGTTACAGCCGCGTCGACGAGTGGCATGACTGGATTGCAACATTGTTGCAACAAGATCTCGCCAACCTAACCATCCACCTGCGCACCAAAAAGGAAATGAGCAAAGTCCCAGCGCATTACGAGCTCATCGATGACATTATCGCCCTTCGTAATGAAATTGCCCCGCAAACTCTCTTGACTATAAACGGCGACATCCGCGACCGCACCCACGGCTTGGAACTCACCCGCCAGCACCCCGGCGTCAACGGCATTATGATTGGGCGGGGGATTTTCAGCGATCCGTTTTGTTTTGTCAGAAGCAAGGTGAGCGAAGCATCTTCTGATGAGAAGACTGTGGATTGTTCGCGAATAGCGGACAATCCAGCCGAACGCTCGCGCCAAATCTCCAGTGGAGATTTAAGCGAAAAGTGTGCTTCGAATCAGAACGATGCGCCGTTCACCAATGCTTTAGAACACAAATCTGAACTGATCGCCTTACTACACTACCACCTCGACCTCTTTGACCACTACCAGCCAACCCTCGGCCGCCCCTTTGAAACCCTCAAACGCTTCTTCAAAATCTACATCCGCGACTTCGACGGCGCCAAGGAACTGCGCGAGCAATTGATGCACACCACCAGCACCGACGAAGTCCGCCAATTACTGGATGATCAATAA
- a CDS encoding ATP-dependent helicase has translation MDFDTRYAKLNANQRQAVDYIHGSLLVIAGPGTGKTELLSMRTAQILRQTDTLPDSILCLTFTESGAANMRQRLRQIIGEDAYKIAIHTFHSFGTEIINQHRQYFFRGADAQPADELMQHQIVTGILEGLDWRNPLSVKNNGEFVYTSELIRVISEFKQSGLTPAELRLVMADNQRIIADIAPDIQQVFASKISKKTIELFAPLAEKIIERIGEGNSVTITNLPSSITPYAHVLALSIAHAAQEAIDASSTKPLTTWKNKWCEKNASGEFVLKDATASEKLSAAIDVYEAYGNVLAERSLFDYDDMILSVIQACETHPELRANLQEQYQFIMVDEFQDTNLAQLRLLFDLTGDEDNPNIMAVGDDDQAIFSFQGADVGNIQRFRQQYHDPKIVVLTDNYRSATDILTAARGVITQGTDRLENTIDGLSKQLTAHASGSGARVEIQEFTSVSEERAGVAQQIAELIKRGENPAHITVIARHHKELIKLLPHLYRQNLTVNYERHDDILEQDIIQALDKLARVVMAIHQNNLDAANSLLPEVIAHPAFGFSALDIWRLSLHAYNHRQLWLESMLSSSTFQPFGEWLLERARDVPNLPLEEQLDKLLGLEMSAGITPIDSVQRLQPTGEELSLKLRTAIAARASSDARREKRSPSKGSSLNSLAAHYFSPEALAKHPDAYLATLESLRTLRQKLRDRSTDEVPTLADFLEFIDLHRSTKTRLTHIRPQASTLGGAINLMTAHKSKGLEFPRVFVIGAIDSVWGEKVRSRSRLIHYPANLQLQPAGASYDERLRLFFVAMTRAKTTLTITYSQTNDAGSDTMIASFLTDHAPTIIPAADTPATQLTVAQTDWSSRLSAPMTTELKDVLAPTLETYKLSITHLNNFLDVSRGGPQNFLLNNLLRFPSAKSPAASYGTAIHTSLQQLHNLLRADHRLPPAERILQHFRTSLEAQHLPPDDFELYLDKGTAALMAFLDAKSSDFRDTELAEFDFAHQGIVVGGARLTGKLDVADIDKHNKTIFVTDYKTGKPSHSWKGTSDYEKIKLHKYRQQLMFYQLLVTSSRDYGNFSFTGARLQFVEPDTKTGDILSLEDTFSEEELAEFARLISVVWQKITTLELPDISGYSADYKGMVQFEQDLLTEEW, from the coding sequence ATGGACTTTGACACGCGCTACGCCAAACTGAACGCCAATCAGCGCCAAGCGGTCGATTACATTCACGGCTCGCTCCTGGTGATCGCCGGGCCGGGCACGGGCAAGACCGAGCTGCTGAGCATGCGTACCGCCCAGATTTTGCGCCAGACTGACACGCTGCCGGATAGTATTTTGTGCCTGACGTTTACCGAGAGCGGCGCCGCCAACATGCGCCAGCGCCTGCGCCAGATCATCGGCGAGGATGCGTATAAAATCGCCATTCACACCTTTCACAGCTTCGGTACGGAGATTATCAATCAGCACCGCCAGTATTTCTTCCGCGGCGCCGATGCCCAGCCGGCGGATGAACTGATGCAGCACCAAATTGTGACGGGGATTCTCGAGGGGCTTGATTGGCGTAATCCGCTGAGCGTTAAAAACAACGGTGAGTTCGTCTACACCAGTGAGTTAATCCGAGTTATTTCCGAGTTCAAACAGAGCGGCCTCACGCCGGCGGAGCTGCGGCTAGTGATGGCGGATAACCAGCGCATTATCGCCGACATTGCCCCTGATATCCAGCAGGTATTTGCCAGTAAAATTTCTAAAAAAACCATTGAATTATTTGCGCCATTAGCAGAGAAGATTATCGAGAGAATCGGCGAGGGAAATTCTGTTACAATCACCAATCTACCGTCCTCCATCACCCCGTACGCCCACGTTCTGGCACTCAGCATCGCTCACGCGGCCCAAGAGGCCATCGACGCTAGCTCCACCAAACCGCTGACCACCTGGAAAAACAAGTGGTGTGAAAAGAACGCCAGCGGCGAATTCGTCCTCAAAGACGCCACTGCCAGCGAGAAACTATCCGCCGCCATTGACGTCTACGAAGCATATGGCAACGTGCTGGCCGAGCGCTCGCTGTTTGACTACGACGACATGATTTTGTCGGTCATTCAAGCCTGCGAGACCCATCCAGAACTGCGCGCCAATCTCCAAGAACAATATCAATTCATCATGGTCGATGAATTTCAGGACACCAACCTGGCGCAGCTGCGGCTGCTGTTCGACCTGACTGGCGATGAGGATAATCCCAACATCATGGCGGTCGGCGACGATGATCAGGCGATTTTCAGTTTTCAGGGCGCCGATGTTGGCAATATCCAGCGTTTCCGCCAGCAATATCATGACCCGAAAATTGTCGTGCTGACGGACAATTACCGCTCGGCGACTGACATCTTGACGGCAGCGCGCGGAGTGATCACCCAAGGAACGGATCGCCTGGAGAACACCATTGACGGCTTGTCAAAACAATTGACGGCGCACGCGTCTGGTAGCGGCGCGCGGGTCGAAATCCAGGAATTTACCTCGGTGAGCGAGGAGCGGGCAGGGGTAGCACAGCAAATTGCCGAGCTGATCAAACGCGGCGAAAACCCAGCGCACATCACCGTCATCGCCCGCCATCACAAGGAGCTGATCAAGCTGCTGCCGCACCTGTATCGCCAGAATCTGACGGTCAATTACGAGCGGCACGATGATATTTTAGAGCAGGATATTATTCAAGCGCTGGACAAGCTGGCGCGGGTGGTCATGGCGATTCATCAGAATAATCTCGACGCCGCCAACAGTCTGCTGCCAGAGGTCATCGCCCATCCGGCGTTTGGCTTTTCGGCGCTGGATATCTGGCGGCTCAGCCTCCATGCCTATAACCATCGGCAGCTATGGCTGGAGAGTATGCTGTCAAGCAGCACTTTTCAGCCGTTTGGCGAGTGGCTGCTGGAGCGAGCCAGGGACGTACCAAATTTGCCGCTGGAGGAGCAGTTGGATAAGTTACTAGGGCTAGAGATGAGTGCTGGAATTACTCCAATCGACTCCGTACAGCGATTGCAACCAACCGGCGAGGAGCTTTCCTTAAAGCTCCGTACAGCGATTGCAGCCCGAGCGTCCTCAGACGCCCGGCGCGAAAAGAGGAGTCCCAGTAAAGGCTCTTCGCTTAATTCTCTCGCTGCCCACTACTTTTCGCCTGAAGCCCTTGCCAAACACCCCGACGCCTACCTAGCCACGCTCGAGAGTCTGCGCACGCTGCGCCAAAAATTACGCGACCGTTCTACCGACGAAGTCCCGACGCTGGCGGACTTCCTGGAATTCATCGACCTACACCGCTCGACCAAAACCCGCCTGACGCACATCCGCCCCCAGGCCAGCACCCTCGGCGGCGCCATCAACCTGATGACCGCCCACAAATCCAAGGGCCTAGAATTCCCACGCGTCTTCGTCATCGGGGCAATCGACAGTGTCTGGGGCGAAAAAGTCCGCTCGCGCTCGCGACTGATTCACTATCCCGCCAATCTCCAGCTCCAGCCTGCTGGCGCCAGTTACGACGAGCGGCTGCGGCTATTCTTCGTGGCGATGACCCGCGCCAAAACCACCTTGACTATAACCTATTCCCAGACCAACGACGCCGGCAGCGACACCATGATCGCCAGCTTTCTGACCGACCACGCACCGACGATTATCCCCGCCGCCGATACGCCCGCGACGCAACTGACCGTGGCGCAAACCGACTGGAGCTCGCGGCTGAGCGCGCCGATGACTACGGAGCTCAAGGATGTGCTGGCACCGACACTCGAAACCTACAAACTTTCCATCACGCATCTCAATAATTTTCTCGACGTCTCGCGCGGCGGCCCGCAGAACTTTTTGTTGAATAATCTCCTGCGCTTTCCGTCCGCCAAAAGCCCCGCCGCCAGCTACGGCACCGCCATTCACACCAGTCTGCAGCAGCTGCACAACCTGCTACGCGCCGACCACCGCCTGCCGCCTGCCGAGCGCATCCTCCAACATTTCCGCACGTCGCTTGAGGCCCAGCACCTGCCGCCCGACGATTTCGAGCTGTATCTGGACAAGGGCACGGCGGCGCTGATGGCGTTTCTGGACGCCAAATCGTCCGATTTTCGTGACACAGAGCTCGCGGAGTTCGACTTCGCTCATCAAGGTATCGTCGTTGGCGGCGCACGCCTGACCGGCAAGCTGGACGTCGCCGACATTGATAAGCATAATAAGACCATCTTCGTGACCGATTACAAGACTGGCAAGCCGTCGCACTCCTGGAAGGGCACGTCTGATTACGAAAAAATCAAGCTCCACAAATACCGCCAACAACTGATGTTTTATCAACTCCTGGTCACGTCATCACGTGATTATGGCAATTTCAGCTTCACCGGCGCCCGCCTACAATTCGTCGAGCCAGATACGAAAACCGGCGACATCCTCAGCTTGGAAGACACGTTCTCTGAGGAAGAACTAGCTGAATTCGCCCGGCTGATCAGCGTCGTCTGGCAGAAAATCACCACCCTGGAACTACCGGATATTTCTGGGTATTCAGCGGATTATAAGGGGATGGTGCAGTTTGAGCAGGATTTATTGACAGAGGAGTGGTAA